A window of the Cicer arietinum cultivar CDC Frontier isolate Library 1 chromosome 6, Cicar.CDCFrontier_v2.0, whole genome shotgun sequence genome harbors these coding sequences:
- the LOC140920735 gene encoding uncharacterized protein → MLECKPADTPMEPNLKLAEQEGSPHVDKERYQRLLTNFCVTDYYHTLTRYWQQLDIYEDIVWTCPEDSKQYKKLVEKDRIYQFLLGLTKHLDDVRGRILGTKPLPNIREVFSEVRREESRRKVMLGSTYQSSINEGSALAVKGSYKKSRGWCDQCKKSGHNKETCWVIHGKPADWKPSRYRDIRVHAATSEGGKVLAAPALEPSPFSKEQMEMLQKLLQQSLQNTSTHSAAALDMDSGRKIGNAEECAGLYFLQASEFKEKRNNSVYVAASSGENLEEVVMLWHYRLGHPNFMYLEKMFPSLFNKNSNLFQCGIYQLSKHSHKHYPPQSYKPSQPFSLIHNDIWGPSRVKNITGSKWFVTFIDDHTRVTWVFLMKEKSVG, encoded by the exons ATGTTAGAGTGCAAGCCAGCAGATACACCGATGGAACCTAACCTTAAATTGGCAGAACAAGAAGGCAGTCCCCACGTTGATAAGGAGAGATACCAAAGATTG CTTACAAATTTTTGTGTCACTGATTACTACCATACCCTCACCCGTTACTGGCAACAGCTAGATATCTATGAGGATATAGTATGGACATGCCCTGAAGACAGCAAACAGTACAAAAAACTGGTGGAGAAAGACCGAATATACCAGTTCCTCCTTGGTCTAACCAAGCATCTAGATGATGTAAGAGGAAGAATCCTTGGAACCAAACCTCTGCCCAACATCAGAGAAGTATTTTCAGAAGTGAGAAGAGAAGAGAGTCGAAGGAAAGTCATGCTTGGAAGCACTTATCAAAGCTCCATTAATGAAGGTTCGGCCTTGGCTGTGAAAGGAAGCTACAAAAAATCTAGAGGATGGTGTGATCAGTGCAAAAAATCAGGCCACAACAAAGAAACATGTTGGGTCATTCATGGAAAACCAGCAGATTGGAAACCATCTAGGTACAGGGACATTCGCGTCCATGCTGCCACATCAGAAGGGGGCAAAGTGTTGGCAGCCCCAGCACTTGAACCAAGTCCATTCAGCAAGGAACAAATGGAGATGTTGCAAAAATTGCTACAACAATCCCTTCAAAACACTAGCACACACTCAGCTGCTGCCTTG GATATGGATTCGGGGAGGAAGATTGGCAATGCTGAGGAATGTGCAGGTCTCTACTTCCTTCAAGCTAGTGAGTTCAAGGAGAAAAGAAATAATTCAGTCTATGTTGCTGCATCAAGTGGTGAAAACCTAGAGGAAGTTGTCATGCTATGGCACTATCGTTTAGGACATCCAAACTTTATGTACCTTGAAAAAATGTTTCCTTCtctattcaataaaaattcaaatctgTTTCAATGTGGAATCTATCAATTATCCAAACACTCACACAAACATTATCCTCCTCAATCTTACAAACCATCCCAACCTTTTTCATTAATCCATAATGATATTTGGGGACCTTCCCGTGTTAAGAACATAACTGGTTCAAAATGGTTTGTGACCTTTATAGATGATCATACACGAGTTACATGGGTGTTCCTTATGAAAGAAAAATCAGTgggataa